GCGGCCGTCGCTCCTGTGCCCCTCCCTCTCATCTCCTCATTGAGAGTCGAATATTCCAGCCCTATCGCCGCCCGCGACGCCCGATCGTCGgaatcctccgccgccccggtgCGGATCCGCCCCGCCCACCCTATCGTCGTCCACCGACCGTCTTGAGCCTCTGTTTATTCCTCTCTCGCATGCTGTTCcgtggtgactggtgagagaaggaaagagataagaggaggatgaggagcctGTGCTACGCACACCTATAGGTACACACGAGATGCTACTGTGTCTTCTTCTTTTGCCTGATCGGGATTGCGTCGCCCACCGCCCGTTGAACTCTCACCTTTACTTCGACATCGGCGTTGACTTCACCAGCTCCTGCCCCGTCTCCGACTGTGTGGCTTGGCGAGATGGACGGCGCCCTAGGGGATGCCCGTGTGCACTGCCCTTCTCGCTGCTTCGTCTTCATGTCGACCTCCGTCGGCTCATCGTTGCCTCCACCGATCGGGACGCCTCCGCCGACTTCGCCCATCGTCGTCTCGCCTCGCGCATACTCGGTCTTATCACCCGATGTGCGTGATCCACCCAGCTCCCGTGACGTTCGTCGTCGTATTGCGTGCCTCTTCCTCGAGTATGGAGGGCTACTGTTGAATCGCCTCTtcgagcagcagcggcgccacccgtGGTCTCCTTCGCCGTTGCATCCTCACCTGCCGCCGACCACATAACGACCTCGTCGTTGACTACGAGTTGTTGCATTTTGCACGCATGGTCTTCATCAGGCTGTTCGagttcttcgccgtctccttcgAGATCCGCCGCCGCGTCATCCGGATCATCAGGCCGTACGTCAGATCGTCCGGGTCTACCTCCTCGCTACGTGCAGCACCACCTCGTCGCTAGTGTCTCCGTCTAATCTCCACCTCGTTCATCTACTCCAACAATCGCGGGCAGCATCGGCATCTTCTACCTCGCCATTTTCTGTGCCTGCGACCGCCGTGGAGGCCTTCTCTGCTGGTTCCTCAGACAACGACGCTTGGTTGTGCACTCTCCCTTGCACGTCTGGTATTGGCAACGTTGGTGCGTGCCATCGCCCCTGGTGCATTCCCGGGCTTGGCAAACCCGGGAATGTCTCGCCCGATAGCTTGACTACATCGACTTCGGCATCGACCCCCTCTACAATTGCCTTGACATGTCACCGTCTTCGTCTTTAGCGTCTTCCCCTACGCACCACCATCCTCACGGTGCCTCCTCGTGTGCCCACGGCTTCATGCGAGGCTCCCTCATCTTCGGCAACCTCGACAGCTATGTCGACCATGGCTACTCTACGCACGGCATCCTCGACCACAACTACTCGTCCTCATGGTCGGCTACCTCAACATCGGCACAAAGGGCTATCATCTGCATGAGTTACTCACCAGTTTTCTCTCCAGTCGCAGCATCCGCATCGCACCGACGTTATCACTGAGGGGGATGTAAGTCCGTCGGCTTTTGCCTTCGACTTCTTCTCCGATCTCACCGTTTGCGGTGCTCCCGCTGTGACTGCGGGGGATGTTATAGTATATTTGGTAGTTATAAATATATGTATCGTATACTGCTATATGTATCCGGGGAGCCTTGCCCCCCAAGTCTATATATACCGGCCGAGAtctcaatgcaatacaatccatcTATTATACGCAATATATTCTTTCTACACTGTCAGCAATCTATTTTTACTTATGCCACTTGATTGTTAAGCAAAACCTTATTTCCGAACTTATAGGTCTCGCTCATTCCCTAACAAAAAAGTTGCTAAGAAACTGTTCGCTGGAAGAGACTGGAGATGACAATGATGACGCTGATGGCGGCGCAGACGCCGCTGGTCAGAATAGGTAGTTCCATGCAGCATTTTACTTGCGTTGAATACATGTCTTGGGGTCATGCAAGCTAGGTGTAGATTAGTTAAATTTGGAATGGGACAGGATAGTAGTTTGCAGACTTCGTTATATGCTACCTTTTCAGTTCCCAACATCTGGACTTCATTTGTCTTATATGATAATAAACTGAGTTTTCTTTCGGCAGAGGCATAGGAAAGTGAATTTCAGTCAGGAAAGACTCGATAAATAATTGTCTTTGTGTCCAATTGTCTATGTCAAAAGGTTGACTTCCTAAATAATGCAGTAGTGAAACAGCTACTTGTTTAGTTTGCTTTTACCATCTATAGAGGAAGTTTAACTGTGTTTGAAAGAATTTTTGTGTTCTTAAATTGAATGCTCGACTGCATTCTTTACAATGCCATTTTGCCAGCTGAGGCAGTAAAATAGAGATGTTATTTGTTCACTAATTCTAAGCCAAAGGCGATCTATTAAACATGTACATAATAAATGTGTGAAAGCTAGCAAGTGACTGCCTTTGTCGTTTGATAAGGTCCAGGTTGGCTTTTTTATGTTATTTTCCCATTTATGAAGTTACTTCCATTGTGCCAGACTGCCAGTACAGCGATACATGGCTTTGATACGCAAGTATCACATACTGGTACAGCTGGGTTAGTGAAGTATTGGTGATACAtgatgggatacgaggtaggctacattagcgcaaaataaaattttctaccgcgtaaaccaggaaaactgccgtataaggatcacgggattaccactcgacgcactactggtgcggaagatgtagattcgcgtcgatgcagcgaagtggatcagcgtagtcgtacgtagtcgatcacgtcgacgtccagcagctcctcagcagctcgtccacgtacagcaagATCTCcgtcgtgccgcggctcgtcgtggctcgtcggcgactcgtcgtggctcgtccaagtgctgcaggcgcaacacctccaaggtatccacacgtgcagggaggaagcgtcgcaagccggactgctagatccgcgagttgcaacaggcgaggacgtgggaggcgcggcagatgtgtttcgccaaaaaggtgtaaaccctagggcgcctccacccctctatttatagaggttcctaatgggcctctgggtccgaggcccattagtacttctaaacctaatccaacttgcatcacatccgaattgggcttccagccccttaagtgtgtgactctatgggttcggatacgtatagacatggcccaagtactcctactcggcccaatagtcggtaacGGCCtcagcaagatgtgccaactcctatacgcacacgaagatcatatcagacgaaccatcacaacataatatacatgctattccctttgcctcacgatatttggtctagcttcaagccgacgttctttctcgatcctgtgattcggaatccatttgtaggttaactcttaaccgtacgtagcatggccatgcattttcggatccgatcactcgaggggcccagagatatcactctcaatcagagaggggcaaatcccatcttgattgaccatgtctcatagcatgcttcttgacaaacccgaaagctacctttataactaccctgttacggcgtagcgtttgatagcccctaagtaggtcgatccacatcttgaatacatgcgacaatctcaggtctaaggacaaagcgtatatgttgtttaaagagagaactacttcttgtgttgggtcagtcctagcacatgctccacatgtgcccacattattagttcaacatctccatgtccatgacttgtgaaatatagtcatcaactaatacatgtgctagtctaatattcatgtgtgtcctcacatgaactccgactagggacaactttagaataaccatacaagtaaagagtttcacacacattcacataattgcaaatcaattcaagtagtctttaatggatatttaaggaacacaatataaatcatgaatacaaatggaatatcatcatctctatgattgcttctagggcatacctccaacaatacaTAGGTTCGGAACTTCGGGTTGCTTTAACTTGTGATCTATGCACTCTACTGtccatctcaaaaaaaaaagaattgttgTTGAATCAATGAACAAGAAGAATTATGTTCACATGAGAAATCTGCTATATTGAGATAGACTTAGTCTCTGTTAATGGGAATGTTCAGACGTGTAATTGAATTTTGTGAATTCTGACATGAGAAGTTCAGGACAGCGTATCATTTGCATATTGGTATTGCATTTCCATGAGatatttttgagaatttaacTCTTTGTTTTGCAGTCCAAGCAAGGATGCATGAGCAGTGAAGCTCATGCTGATTTTGCCTCCACCAGTTGTGGCCAGCTTGTGTCCTTCGTCTCCGGTGAGAAGAGTCTGATGCATGAGTTCCACAGTGCATCGACCTGTGCCTGCAAATTGGGTAGCATAGTGATTAGCTGGGGCTTTCAATGCCCATTTCAATTAGCATTCAAAACTACCAGCTAGGTTGTTTGGTAGCTTTGGATACTTGTTCCATGGAGGTTTACGGTGCTCGGATGTATTGTAATATTGATGCTCCAAATGCAGAACAGACGCCTGATGGATTGGATAGCCTGGTGCTCGGATGTGGTGTAATATTTATGCTTTAGATGCCGGGAAAGACACTTCTGATTGATAGGGTAGCCATGGTGCTCGGATCTGCTGTAATATTGATGCTCCAAATGCCGGAGAGACACCTGATGAATTGGTGCTCGGATGCGATGTAATGTCATTATTCAATTGCCGAACAAACACCTACGATGGATATTATATCCACACTGCACAAATGTTAGTATGTTGACGGTGTGTTTGCTACCATATGCGGTGGTTTCGTATCGAATTTATCCTATACCATGCATGTGATTTGTCCCCTTTCATTGCCTACTATTTACTTGTATTTGATTGTTCAAATGGTAGGGTGCGTATCGCGCGCCGAATGGTCCAGTCCTCTATAAAAATAAGGCCCCGTTTGAATACTATAGATTCTAGAATCTAGCTTCTAGAATCCAActatggatccaaacacttTAGATTCTGCCACAGATTTTAGAATCCAAAGCTAGCAGATTCCAGAATCCTAAAAGCTGAGCAAACCTAACTTCTTGTTGATTCTAGGTTATCAAATGACGATATTGCCCTTACCTTTTTCACATCACCATGCTACCAGCAAGGGTATTATAGGTATTTGGTACCATAAAGCAACACTCCACCTAACCTATAATCCATTTTTTTGCGAGAAAGAGATGCAAACGGTGGTAGCACAGTACATCTTGATTTTATAATAAAGTCCCTGGGTAAAGCAAAAATTACAGCAAGAACCTTACTGTTTATCTTCCTCCTCAAGACCGAGCGCTGACGCCAGATCCGAGATCGCGAGGTTGCACGAGGGATCTTAAAGCCACCAAACTCACCTGTCCAAATCGAAGGGCGAACTCCAAACATTGGCAAACTACAAGAGATTCTCGGTAAAAGAGCATGAGCTATCGGCCACTTCGATTTGGCCCCATCAGCCTTCATCCTCCATGGATGTGAAGCATCCAAACCTAGAAGAACTAGAGCGCAGCACAAGCTTCCCCAGAACAAGCACCAGCACCTCCGTTGAAAAGGGCAACCCAGAAATAGAGTCCCATCCGCAGGCAACCGGATGGACCAAAAAAAACCTCACCGGACAAATCGAGAAAGAAGCCTTACCCGATTCATCCCGAAGGAGCAAAATCCACCTCACCATGTTGCCGTCTCCGACCACCGACGAGAGGAATAACAACAGAGCAAACACCTTTTTTCTGGCCCAGAAGTGAACGAAAACGTAGGCATCGCACCCTAGCAAACCCTAGCTCCGCCATCAAACTCCGACGACGAGCCAAACCTAGGCCTAGACAGACTCCTATCTAACCTATATACATCCGCACGCCGATTCTGCAACCCACCTCCCTCTCCGACGCTGGACCGGTCGTAGGAGAGGAAAGGGGCCGAATTGCCGTCAGAAACAGCTTCCGCCTCGAGGTCGCCTTTTTCTCCTTTGAGCACTGTAGCAGGGGATAAGAACGAGTCGAGTGGTATTGACAAGGCAACAATCCCTATCTACCCTATaatccatggatccaaacacctcatcCATCACAACTTCTACAATCTGGATTTTAGAATCTAGCTTCCACAATCTATTAGGATCCAAACACAGCCTAAAAGTCTGTTCTCCGGCTGGAAGCTCGAGCCTGAACATTTTACAATGGCGCTTGGAGAAAcgtagccggccggccggccggcggccgactAGTAGTAGTAGGTTGCGACTGTGTGTTTGGGGTGGATTGTTTATGCCCGGGAATTTCGCGACGAGGAACCGGGGTTGGGTTTGGCCTGATCATGAGAGGTCAATCGGATAACGCGAAGGATGGAATCATGCACGCGGCTGCAGCAAACACACCGAATCCATCAGTCTACTGCTACCACCGGTAGCAAGGTTTTTTAACCCTTCTCTCACGCCCACAGTTGGTCACGTGAGCCCGCTGGGCCCCCCACGTCGTCGGCGCGACCGGTTCCCGGCATTCAAACCCTTTGCGCCCGTCGTTCCCTCCTTGCTAGGTACTCAACGAACTTACGAACCGCAGCAGCGAGCAGCGGGAGCAGTAGTGACATTGTACGGATGGTACAGTTGATGCGGTGAGGCCAGCGTACCCGTGGTAAAATGAAGCCGCCCGCCGGAGCAACGCATAAAGGTCGTGGTCAGGCTCAAGGGGTACGTGTGTACCCCGTAGCTTTTACGGTTTTACCTTCGTTGCTCTTCTGTTTTTATCCAAAAGCATAGGATGCTTGGGTAAGGGGTAAAAAAATCTCTGGTGTCGCCTGCTGAATTTTATTTCACTGTTAATGGACAACACGCTATCAGTTCTACCTGGTTTGGCTGTCTCAGTTTTGACCTCAATGGAGGTGCCCAATTTTCTCTTGTGCTGAAGAGTCTGCGGGCTGCAGTCTCCAAATGTTTAGTTCCCAGCTCCCAAGGATAGCGGACACCTTATATTCGATCGTGATGACTGATGAAAAGCCTGATAGCAACTCGTCGGAGAGAAACTAAAAATAGGAGGCCATCGGTCATGGCCCCATGAGTCTCCCAGTGGGCAAGGACGGCTAACACTAAGCATTTCATTTACTTTTGGAAATTACTGGCTGAGATGCAACGTACAGTTATTTTAAGCTATGGGCGAGCACCGAGCAGCCGGGGAAGATTCGAAATGGCTTGCAGAGTTTCTGGGTTTTGTCTCTTGCACCGGTCAACTTATGAGGAAAGGGTAGGAAATGACGCAAGCGGAGGATGCTGCTTACCAGCTAACCTGCAGATTTCGAGCCAACTCCGGTACTCTTGCTCAAAAATTGCGCTGTACAGTGTACAGACATCTTAACCGATTTCGTTTGGTTGTGACAGGGGACAACATGCGGTTTTCGTTGCTAAGCACCTGTCGGTTTGCTTTCTCATCCGAAACCATCCAAAGCCTTGCTCCGAACAAAATGAAATCGACAGTGCAGGAAAAGGCACAAGCTGATCAACTCAACTCTTCTTCAGCCTGGACGTAGCAGCAGAATTATTGGACGGTTGGACCTCCCGCATGTGCTGGCGCTCGAGCTGCGACGACTCGTAATGGCTCACCGCCGTAGTGCCCACGACGTGGTcacatggaggaggaggaggcactCCATTATACGCCCAGCACGAGCAGGCGAGCAGCTCGTCCCCGAAATGGGACGACACCGTACGCGTCCAGATGCTCCAACCACTGACCCAGCCAAACAATTTCCGGATGCAGCGCCTCTCTCTCACAACGTAGTTCTTCTAGACTTGTAGTTCCACATGGCGTGACATTTGCAGAAAGAGATGTTGGAGGAGAAGAACAACGTCATGTGCTGCAACACCGATGCATTCCAAGAACtcaaaacaaaggaaaaaaggggGGAGTGTCACGCCCTTCGCTCATTCGCCCATCCAGCCACCGGAATTCGAAACTGCAATACGAGGTAGCAGTTCAGTGGTGCGGTCTACCGCTGCCTGCACTCCTGGCTTTTCCTCCCTGTCCGTTCGAGTTCGTCGCTGTGCAATTCATTCCGGTTGGTGCTAACCCTGCAGTGCAGGCCAGAGGGAGAGAGTGGGTTCAGCTAACCCACCAACAGGTTCAGGAAGGTTTGGAGCAACAGAACGCGAAAGCGGAGAGCCCGCATGCACCGATCGATGCGGGTAGCTCTGTTTCCTCTCCATCCATGTGGGCGTTGGAATGAGGGGGAATGATGATGGGTGCCATCCGAAAGCGCGGCACCCGCTCATCACTCGCTGCAAGCGCAGGGTTCGCAATGATTACGGTTAGCACTCGCACGGTAACAACAGCACGGAGAGCCGCGCGACGGCGAGGTATTTTTGGAGCGGCGTGCTGGCGTTCTCCTcggtgttttcttttttttttctcatggcGGAAAGACGGGTACGGGGTGCGGCGTCTTTTgggtcatgtttagttacccccaactcccaactttgatactatgcaaaaagaagattccccatcacatcaaacttgcggtacatgcatggagtactaaatgtagatgaaattaaaaactaattgcacagttttgttgtactttgcgagacgaatcttttgagcctaattagtcaatgtttggacaataattcacaaatacaaacgaaacgctacagtgtgctacagtgccagcacagtgaTTGGCACCTCCTAATTTGGCGTCTCACGATTCTCGCCCTCGTCTCTTTTTCTGAAAGAAATCCTCACCTATCAGCTATCAGCTCCGCCCGTTCGCTCTGTCTGATTGACGGGACGGCCACGGCCTGGGCCTGGCGCGACGGCAGGCCTGCGGTGCCCTGTCCTGGCCTTTCCCTTTTGGTCCGGTGGCCCGTGCTGCTCGTCCGAGTCACCGCGGCAGCTGCTTTTGACCCCCGTTTTCCCACCCACGGGCGCGCACCGCCTTTCACTGCTAGCCAGGGCCCCACGTAGTAGCTAATCATCTCTCACTAATCACTATCACTACCTATCACCTCGCGGTTTCTTCGGAGTTCTGTTGATCTATGGTGGATTGATTGGACCTTCCCCGCCTTATCCAGCCAGCTCCGTGGACCCTTTGGCTGTGCCTGCCAGCCACTGGGCCCACGTGATCAACGGAACGCCTACTGTGCATCCATTTGGCGACGTCCTGGTCAGGTCCAGGGAGCTCGCTGACACTGACAAGCGTGGTGGATGCTCGGTCACACGCAAGCTCTCCGCAAGGATGAGTGCCGGTTACGTGTATCTGGCGGACGTGACGGGCCGTGGGCCGGGGTCGCTGCCACCGCCAGCGGCGTCTCCGGCCGGCCAGCTGCCAAGTTGCACcgacgggcggcggctggcTCGTCCGCGCGCACGCGATCGGCGTCGAGTGGGTCGATTTGGCCGGATCGCTGGTCGCCGCGCTGCGTCGGACAAGTCGACAACCCAACGGATTTCGGTTTACCCACCACAAGACGAGGTATCGGATATCGGTAGCTCACCTACGCTGAGGTCACGCGGCGCGGCCGTGCGTGTGCCTGCTGCGGACTGTGGCCGGTGCGTGATGTAATGCCGGTTGCTGGAACTGAAAGCGACGGTATGACCGTGATTACTGTCGTCCTTGTGTTCGTGGATGTTGACAGTAGAGCTCACAACGCATCCGGAGGCGCTGCAATGCCCCGATTTGGCGTCACGGTAAAGACTCCGGCAGCCTCTTGTTTGTTGGTCGAGGACAGGTCTCCTCAATCTTTTTTAATCTAAATTATTAGCTTTATCAATTATGAACAGTTTGGGTGTTTGGTCTAGTGGTATGATTCTCGCTTCGGGTGCGAGAGGTCGCGAGTTCGATTCTCGCAACAccccatttttttattttcgaaATTTTTAAGCTGCTAAAAACCTGACTCGCCCTGCTGAGGGCTTGAGGCATCTTGTGCAGTGGCCCAAGGCCCAACTGAACGGTCCCAGTCTCACGGCCCAATAGCTGGGGAACAAAAATATTGTTCACTTTTGTTAAATAATTTCTTTATCGAATATCAACATGTCGGGTGTTTGGTCTAGTGGTATGATTCTCGCTTCGGGTGCGAGAGGTCGTGAGTTCGATTCTCGCAACACCCCACGTTTTTGGttccttttaatttttaaaGCTGCTGAAACGCAAGTAATAATACTTCTCTCCCCGTTGAGGCACCCTGCGTAGTGGCCCAAGGCCCAAGTGGACCGTCTCAGGCTCACGGTCCAGGTAACAAaagcattttttatttttatttttttaaaaagcttGAAACAAAAAGCATATCGAGCTTCTCCTGAAATGGGAACGAGCCGGAGGGGCCACCTTTTTTCTCCATCTTCTCCCATCCTCCATATAAAATACTCCGACTCTTCTAATGCTCCATAGGTAGAATTATTTTTTCCCAAATTGTTAAGACTTCAGCTGAAGCCGCAGGAGAAGTCGCAACTCGAGCCCGACCAAATTGGCCCTAGGTTTCCAACAGCAGCGGAGCAGCTTTTTGCACGACCAAATTGGCCCCAGGTTGCCAACAGCAGCGGAGCAGCTTTTTGCACATTTTACtgctcagtttttttttcatatttgcACCGAAGCTAATACCGGTATACTGAGTAGGTTTTCCCTGCAGCCGATTCATTTAAATTAAACGGTTGGTCCTCTACTTCCAACTGCCCCTTCACATACGTTGCCCATTACTGTAAGTCTGTAACTGATCAATGCAGTGGGCAACCGACTTTATGTTTCGCGCGCCGGGGCAAAGAGTACAAAACGCCGTTAGCTTACAATATCTAGATTCGAATCGAGAATGGACCCAAAGTTTGGTACCCAGCAAGAGCCGTTCTATCTAGGGCAACGTTGATTTCCCACGAACAAACCTTGATTTCCACGCAATTCCTGCGCAGCAGAAAGTAGCTTCAAATTCCATTCAACTTGGCCATTTAACCTCGAGAGTCGAGCAGCGAAATTGTCAGTGGCTGTATACTTCCTGTTGCTAAGAAACAGAAATTGAAGTTCACTTGCCAAAAACAAAGTTATGAACAGCAAAAACTCTGAAACTATATCTATTTCACCATTTCAATCGACATCAAGACAACTAGTGTTCAATTCAGTCTCCCGAAATGTTTTACATTCAAAATCTTCTCGAAACTAAAAAAATGGGAAGCGAAATTTAATCTATACACATGGCACACGGTAAATACATCGCGGAAGCTATGACGCGTTGAATCAGAAGACATAGATACTGTTACAACCTCCAACAAtagaaaccaaaaccacgtaATTGACAGTTCAAAACTCCTAAAAGATATGTGGAACTTTGCTTGCTAAGACACGTTCCCGCCTTTCAATATAAGCATGAGGGAACCATCCAGCTTTGCCCTTGCACTCGCCTTCGGCCCACCCATTGCTTGAGATCTGTGTTTGCACAAAACAGCATCAGACAATTGGCAGACTGAATGATCTATATGCTTATCACAGCTGCTGCTGAAAAGACGAGCATTTTGCAGAAACCAgaagaagcaaaagaaaagaaaagaccaTTGGTTCAGACGAAGTTAAAGACAGATACATATGATCATTTGTTCAGATGAAGTTAAAGATGATTGCCATGGCTGCCTGAATGATCATATATGGTTATTACAGCTGCTGAAGAAAACATAAGCATTTTACAGAACCCACTACTTTGAggaagcaaataaaaaagaCGGTTCAGATGAAGTTGAAGGGAGCTAAATGATGGTGTTTATCTGCTATTAGAATGCATTTAAAAAACACAAATGGTATTAACAATGTGGAGGAAGATTTAAAAACAATGGTTGTCAAAACGTATATTACCTTTCGGACAATTACAATGTCACCAGCTGACAAGGTAAGCTCAAACTCACTTTCAGCTTTGAAGGAATCAAGGGCCTGCAACACAGAGAACAAATAGTCATATTCAAGAAGCACATTTGGTGAAAATCTTAATGAAAAGGACAGTTGGTGCAATAATTCTTTATTAAAAATATTCCACACCTCTCCGAGGAAGAAATCGACAGGTTGGACTGATTCATTAGCAGAAGTGGATGCAAATACTCCATTAACTTCATCAtaagatggtggtggtggtggcataTAATTTTCTGCAGCTGGGGTCGGAGGTGCTTCGATTTTTTGGCGCTCAGACACCATCTATCAATCAGAACATAACGTCAAATGAATATATAAAAGATTCTGCATGTTACAGTGCACAAGAACCATTTCAACAGAGCAAACCAATATATAAATATGCTCAAATAACAAAGCCTATAGCATGCATACTTCTTCTTCCAGCTGGTCAAGTATCTCGAGAACTCTCTGATGGTAAGCTCTCTCAGCCTCAACCTTAAATCCGAAACAGGAATGATTAGTAACCATGAAATACAGAAACCTGAAGGATAAGAAAATGTTGTGCCAAGGCACCATTGATATGATTACCAGTGCAATGAGACGCTGTAAGGTCAACCGCTGCTGCTGAGCCTCAACAGCCGACATTGCTGCAATAGCTTCCTTCCCTAATCCCACCATGCTTGACTTCAGTTCTTCAAGCTTGTACTCAGCAGCCTCCAACTTCGATATCATATCACCGTTCCCAGGTGATTCCCTCACTCTGTTCTGCCGTCTTGATACTTCGACAACCTAGAAAGAGACGAAAAGGAAGGGAGGACTAAGGGATTGTACTGTTTTATGTTGTAGAGAAACAGAAATTTAGCTCAAACTACAGATTAGCACAGCCGATTCATATGATCATAGAACATAATAGAATTATATGTACAAGAGCCTTGGCATTGGATAGTGGGAAATATTAAATGATACTGTTACATTGCTTTACTAATGATTATATCTTACAGTCCCAAGCGTTAAGGTTACCATTTTAAAAAAACCGTTAAGGTTATAGTATAGCATGGACCGTATTAGCTGTCATTAAGCTCATGCAACTCCTGATTAACTGTCACCATCAACTGTGAGAATAACTCTTTTAAGGCAGTTACTCCAGACACACAGGTGcctttttggatttttttttaagtgtCTTCTTGGATGAACTATAACCATGAAGAATAAAGTTTTACAATTGCAGGGAACTTAGCTTATCAGCTAGCAAAGATATTCACCTGTGCTTCGGCTTCTTGCCTCATTCTGTCATATCTCTGGGCCAGATGTCTAGCATCCTCTAAAGGTGCACCCATTACCATTGCCCGCAGCGGCTCTGCCACCTAGAATTCAAATAAAATTGTTAATTATTTTGTCAGAAATATATACACCCTGTCTACATCAGtgcaaagacaaaaaaaaactgtgCAATTATGCTTCTAAAATAGTACAGATAATTAGAAAGTTCTACATTTTTCGAACAAATATCATGTGTCAAATATTTTTAGCAAACCACTACCAGCACTGCTACTCTGGCTCTTTCATTAAGTAGGGGAGAATTCCTCAAGAAACCAAGTAGGGGtgaaaataattaaaaaggCCCATCAAATATCC
This portion of the Setaria viridis chromosome 7, Setaria_viridis_v4.0, whole genome shotgun sequence genome encodes:
- the LOC117865178 gene encoding SH3 domain-containing protein 2, with the protein product MEALWKQASRLKDQVARQGVFKQFGYGNSDNAFTDESEVKLHQRLEKLYLSTRAAKHFQRDIVRGVEGYIVTGSKQVEIGNKLSDDSQKYGVENTCTSGDTLSKAATYFGKARSQMEKERCNMLKAFGTQVAEPLRAMVMGAPLEDARHLAQRYDRMRQEAEAQVVEVSRRQNRVRESPGNGDMISKLEAAEYKLEELKSSMVGLGKEAIAAMSAVEAQQQRLTLQRLIALVEAERAYHQRVLEILDQLEEEMVSERQKIEAPPTPAAENYMPPPPPSYDEVNGVFASTSANESVQPVDFFLGEALDSFKAESEFELTLSAGDIVIVRKISSNGWAEGECKGKAGWFPHAYIERRERVLASKVPHIF